One window of Salegentibacter sp. Hel_I_6 genomic DNA carries:
- a CDS encoding ATP-binding cassette domain-containing protein, with amino-acid sequence MRIINAHQNTLKNISLNIPENQLIVVTGLSGSGKSSLAMDVIANEGYRYFLESLPAYNQQNAQLIPTVEVDDIAALPPVIKVGQSKRFQSINATFGTLSELTAVFRILFARYAGNEPMSKSLFSFNHPRGACKRCNGLGEAEYIDLDKLVGDENKTLREGAITTTLPNGYIVYSQITVEELNKVCKAHGFNVDIPWKQLTAEQQDVVLNGSDRIKVFYGKHTLESRLRWEGLKAKPREEGYYKGMLPIMKDILKRDRNPNIIKFASSEICPVCNGARIKAEYLKYKWKGLNFQEWMDLSLNNLYEKLKNQDLTAGEQVLVDKICVQLFDLIRLGMEEYQLSTQSNDISSGDGQRIKLIKQVNSGLQGILYVFDEPSIGLSENYQSYLRHILNRLISRGNTVIVVEHDLNFIKSADWVVELGPEAGVHGGEVIFNGPVQEFLTSESLTSATLAEFRKEPSESIKKPKVVSSASFQPQLEKLTVVRRKTPQIMQTLSKVCDKDGLKLLTVSDQPIGKTPRSNPATYTGLADKIRDLLAKSPEAKSLKLTKGAFSFNNKTGRCEACEGAGVITLSMNVMGTINQVCPTCNGKRFKPEVLRVNWNHKNISEIYNLSIEEAFDFFSEEKKITKILSLMLQLGLGYIKLGQPSNTLSGGEAQRIKLTKHFAKQSKKTLLLLEEPSIGSHQQNVRQLLKALHQLKKQTAGILCFENHPLFQSSCDILIDNAQKAMEFDLKETSAQQRDTIFIKGARTHHLKDLDVELPKNQLSVITGISGSGKSSLLIDTLHGYGLQEMTKQFSSYQQSRVGVNFQFEVDYIEGLTPTICITRKEKSFTERSDIARQTGIDKILRFAFSRKAQYEGSELSASHFSNNHELGKCAICDGMEEELLPDVNKIVLDQGKSIAAGLFEHNKSLAYYGQADSQHMAIIKELGETYGFSLGTPFKELTNQQKDIIFQGAGEKKWKTEWVYKTKTTEGTQELNMQWKGLFHYLKDEYYKTRKNKHIDKLKALFSPAECSHCEGSGLKPERLSFRIGGKSIHDIKSMNFKTLEVWLSKPGNQAEIDQKLIAGIQPHLVHTIQRAKQLHIDYLQLNRKSSTLSGGENQRVALIKQLNSPLKGITYLLDEPSAGLSNDNIPDLINILKELIEKGNTVLVIEHNKEIILAADRLIELGPKAGKLGGHITYKGTPQDFLKQENCHPFLKTSSEAIKLKEGKEAISLRKLAKHTLVKDELKVPVGGITAISGKSGIGKTTLVKDILIPSVQNGRPINCESILFPKKYSGAHYFESKKLRTHAKTLLVSYLNLLNDINKIFASNTNLKARDFSYKTKTSQCPNCKGTGYLETSLDVAANAIEKCEVCKGQRYQPNILVHEVKSKNIAEVLSLNISELKKWFENSNILAKTLNFLDRLAEIGLEHLSLEQPVQSLSSGEKQRLLLLNWLQDQTTDTLYILDEPSTGLHYADIDLLFEILKKLSKTNDILIIDHNPYLLEKIGVGVVLA; translated from the coding sequence ATGCGCATCATTAACGCCCACCAAAATACTCTTAAGAATATTTCCTTAAATATTCCTGAAAACCAACTTATTGTAGTGACCGGATTATCAGGTTCTGGAAAATCGTCCCTGGCCATGGATGTGATTGCTAATGAAGGCTATCGCTATTTTTTAGAAAGTCTCCCCGCTTATAATCAACAAAATGCACAGTTAATTCCCACCGTGGAAGTAGATGATATTGCCGCTTTACCGCCCGTTATAAAAGTTGGACAATCTAAACGATTTCAGTCTATAAATGCCACTTTTGGAACTTTATCAGAGCTTACGGCTGTATTTAGGATTTTGTTTGCACGCTATGCCGGTAATGAACCTATGAGTAAATCCCTTTTTTCTTTTAACCATCCAAGAGGAGCTTGCAAGCGCTGCAACGGCCTTGGTGAAGCTGAATATATAGATCTTGATAAATTGGTTGGTGATGAAAATAAAACTCTTAGAGAAGGTGCTATCACCACAACCCTGCCTAATGGTTACATCGTCTATTCGCAGATTACCGTTGAAGAATTGAATAAAGTATGCAAAGCACACGGCTTTAATGTTGATATTCCCTGGAAGCAACTCACAGCCGAACAGCAGGATGTTGTCTTAAATGGAAGTGATCGTATTAAAGTTTTTTATGGAAAACACACTTTGGAATCCCGTTTAAGATGGGAGGGCTTAAAAGCAAAGCCTCGTGAAGAGGGTTATTACAAAGGAATGCTCCCTATTATGAAGGATATTTTAAAGCGGGACCGCAATCCAAATATCATAAAGTTCGCGAGCTCAGAAATTTGCCCGGTATGTAATGGAGCGCGCATTAAAGCCGAATACTTAAAATACAAATGGAAAGGACTTAACTTTCAGGAATGGATGGACCTTTCTTTAAACAATTTATATGAAAAGCTGAAAAACCAGGACCTTACAGCTGGGGAACAGGTATTAGTTGATAAGATTTGTGTGCAGTTATTTGACCTAATAAGACTAGGCATGGAGGAATACCAATTAAGTACTCAAAGTAATGATATTTCTTCCGGGGATGGCCAGCGCATTAAATTGATAAAACAGGTTAATAGTGGCTTACAGGGAATTCTATATGTTTTTGATGAACCTTCTATTGGTTTATCTGAAAATTATCAGTCCTATTTACGCCATATTCTTAACCGATTAATTAGTCGCGGGAATACCGTGATTGTGGTTGAGCATGATCTAAATTTCATAAAATCTGCCGATTGGGTTGTAGAATTAGGCCCTGAAGCAGGCGTGCATGGAGGGGAAGTGATTTTTAACGGACCCGTCCAGGAATTTTTAACTTCAGAAAGCTTAACCAGCGCTACTTTAGCTGAATTTCGTAAAGAACCTTCAGAATCTATTAAGAAGCCTAAAGTGGTGTCATCAGCTTCGTTTCAACCCCAATTAGAAAAGTTGACCGTGGTGAGAAGGAAAACACCTCAAATAATGCAAACACTTTCAAAAGTTTGCGACAAAGATGGTCTTAAACTACTCACAGTATCCGACCAGCCTATTGGCAAAACTCCCAGAAGTAATCCTGCAACTTATACCGGCCTGGCTGATAAAATACGTGATTTATTGGCGAAATCTCCGGAAGCTAAATCTTTAAAATTGACTAAAGGAGCTTTTTCTTTTAATAATAAAACGGGAAGATGTGAAGCTTGCGAGGGCGCTGGAGTGATTACTCTTTCAATGAATGTGATGGGGACTATTAACCAGGTGTGCCCTACTTGTAATGGGAAGCGTTTTAAACCTGAAGTATTACGCGTAAATTGGAACCATAAGAATATTTCTGAAATCTATAATCTAAGCATCGAGGAAGCTTTTGATTTCTTTTCTGAAGAAAAGAAAATCACCAAAATACTCTCTTTGATGCTGCAATTAGGGCTCGGGTATATCAAACTCGGTCAACCTTCTAACACATTATCAGGTGGTGAAGCGCAGCGTATTAAACTTACGAAGCATTTTGCTAAACAATCTAAAAAGACGCTATTATTGTTGGAGGAACCCAGTATTGGTTCGCATCAGCAAAATGTTAGACAGCTATTAAAAGCTTTGCATCAACTTAAAAAACAAACCGCAGGCATACTTTGCTTTGAGAATCATCCACTTTTTCAATCTTCTTGCGATATCCTGATAGATAACGCCCAAAAAGCCATGGAGTTTGATTTGAAAGAAACATCAGCTCAGCAAAGAGATACAATCTTTATAAAAGGAGCTAGAACCCACCATCTCAAAGATTTGGATGTAGAACTGCCTAAAAATCAATTATCGGTAATTACTGGAATTTCTGGTTCTGGGAAATCTTCTTTACTAATAGACACCCTGCACGGCTATGGCTTGCAGGAAATGACCAAACAATTTTCTTCATATCAACAGTCCAGGGTAGGAGTGAATTTTCAGTTTGAAGTCGATTATATTGAAGGACTTACCCCCACAATTTGTATTACACGCAAAGAAAAAAGCTTTACCGAACGTTCTGATATTGCCAGGCAAACGGGGATAGATAAAATTTTACGATTTGCCTTTTCCAGGAAGGCCCAGTACGAAGGCAGTGAATTATCTGCCAGTCATTTTTCTAATAACCACGAGTTGGGAAAATGTGCTATTTGCGATGGGATGGAAGAAGAATTACTTCCAGATGTTAATAAAATAGTTTTAGATCAGGGAAAAAGTATCGCCGCCGGACTCTTTGAGCACAATAAATCGCTGGCATATTATGGACAGGCTGACAGCCAACATATGGCTATTATTAAAGAACTGGGAGAAACATATGGTTTTAGTCTGGGAACTCCTTTTAAAGAGTTGACCAATCAACAGAAAGATATCATCTTTCAGGGTGCAGGAGAAAAAAAATGGAAGACAGAATGGGTTTACAAAACCAAAACTACAGAGGGCACGCAGGAATTAAATATGCAGTGGAAAGGGCTTTTTCATTATTTGAAAGACGAATATTACAAGACCCGTAAAAATAAACATATAGATAAACTTAAAGCCCTATTTTCTCCTGCTGAATGTAGCCATTGTGAAGGTAGTGGCTTAAAACCGGAAAGACTAAGCTTTCGAATTGGAGGAAAATCTATTCATGATATAAAATCGATGAATTTTAAAACTTTGGAAGTGTGGCTTTCTAAACCCGGAAATCAGGCGGAGATAGATCAGAAACTTATTGCGGGAATTCAACCTCATTTGGTCCATACTATTCAAAGAGCTAAACAATTACATATTGATTATCTTCAACTTAACCGAAAATCGTCTACGCTTTCCGGAGGAGAAAATCAACGGGTAGCTTTAATTAAGCAGCTAAACTCTCCGCTTAAAGGCATTACTTATCTTTTAGATGAACCTTCAGCTGGATTGTCTAATGACAATATCCCAGATCTGATCAATATTTTAAAAGAACTAATTGAAAAAGGGAATACGGTGTTGGTTATTGAGCATAACAAGGAAATTATCCTGGCCGCAGATCGTTTAATAGAATTAGGACCTAAGGCAGGAAAATTAGGAGGACATATCACCTACAAGGGAACTCCTCAGGATTTTCTCAAACAAGAAAATTGTCATCCTTTTTTAAAAACTTCTTCTGAAGCAATAAAGTTAAAAGAAGGAAAGGAAGCTATTTCCCTTCGAAAATTAGCTAAACATACCCTGGTAAAAGATGAGTTGAAAGTTCCGGTTGGAGGAATCACCGCCATTAGCGGAAAATCGGGAATTGGGAAAACGACTTTGGTAAAGGATATTTTGATTCCCAGTGTTCAAAATGGTAGACCCATAAATTGTGAAAGTATATTATTTCCGAAGAAATATTCAGGAGCGCATTATTTTGAGTCTAAAAAATTACGAACCCACGCAAAGACTTTGTTAGTATCTTATTTGAACCTTTTGAATGATATAAATAAAATATTTGCGAGCAATACTAACTTGAAAGCTCGTGACTTTTCCTATAAAACAAAAACAAGTCAGTGCCCAAATTGTAAAGGCACAGGTTATCTGGAAACCAGTCTGGATGTAGCCGCCAACGCGATTGAAAAATGCGAAGTTTGTAAAGGACAACGTTACCAACCGAATATATTGGTTCATGAGGTAAAGTCGAAAAATATCGCCGAGGTACTTTCCTTAAATATTTCAGAATTAAAAAAATGGTTTGAAAATTCCAATATACTTGCTAAAACTCTCAATTTTTTAGATCGGTTGGCAGAAATAGGACTGGAGCATCTTAGCTTAGAGCAGCCGGTACAATCCCTTTCTTCAGGGGAAAAACAACGATTATTGTTATTGAACTGGCTTCAGGATCAAACTACTGATACGCTTTATATTTTAGATGAACCCAGCACCGGACTTCATTATGCCGATATTGACCTACTTTTTGAGATACTCAAAAAACTCAGTAAAACCAACGATATTCTTATTATTGATCATAATCCTTATTTATTAGAGAAAATTGGAGTAGGGGTAGTTTTAGCGTGA
- a CDS encoding glycosyltransferase: MVTSNLKYSLKTSTKDFRISETLPQQNDQPVINGIEKESVDYSKATFTKRHFSILTGTFLLLIGAAYSFYIFHPEFQEINLSRRNTLWGIVLLVITSFLLIFRLGFLAYIARLFFKYKPVDSVSDSELPSCTVIVPAYNEGKLVYSTLQSLVASKYPSEKLQLIAIDDGSKDDTWDWMQKAKEELGDRISIFQQPKNQGKRHALYRGFNIGTGDVFVTVDSDSIVEKDTLRNLVSPFVTNKNCGAVAGNVRVLNNEKAIIPRMLNVSFVFSFEFIRSAQSVLGSVLCTPGALAAYRRNAVMNCLPEWINQTFMGKPTDIGEDRAMTNMILKQGFHVLFQRNAYVLTNIPEKFSSLHKMFTRWERSNVRENLMMSKFAFKTFRTGSKSGPRILLLNQWMSMLTAYPAILIMFVLLVMHPVLFITSALLSILIFSSLPAFFYAKKYNIAEALWIYSYSIFYTFGLFWITPYAMATASRRGWLTRELPQKI, from the coding sequence ATGGTTACCTCAAACTTAAAATATTCTCTAAAGACTTCGACCAAGGATTTTCGAATCAGTGAGACTCTTCCTCAGCAAAATGATCAACCAGTAATTAACGGAATTGAAAAAGAATCTGTGGATTATAGTAAAGCCACTTTCACCAAGCGGCATTTTTCTATTTTAACCGGTACATTCCTGCTTCTAATTGGGGCAGCTTATTCTTTTTATATTTTTCATCCTGAATTTCAGGAAATAAATCTCAGCAGAAGAAATACCCTGTGGGGAATTGTACTATTGGTAATAACCAGTTTTCTTTTAATATTTAGATTAGGTTTCCTAGCATATATTGCCAGGTTATTTTTTAAATATAAGCCGGTAGATTCTGTGTCAGACTCAGAATTACCTTCCTGTACTGTAATTGTTCCGGCTTATAATGAAGGTAAATTGGTCTATTCAACCTTGCAAAGTTTGGTGGCCAGTAAATATCCATCAGAAAAATTGCAGTTAATTGCTATAGACGATGGTAGTAAAGATGACACCTGGGATTGGATGCAAAAAGCCAAAGAAGAATTGGGTGACCGAATTTCTATATTTCAACAACCTAAAAATCAAGGTAAAAGACATGCGCTTTATCGTGGATTTAATATCGGTACGGGAGACGTGTTTGTAACGGTAGATAGTGATTCTATTGTTGAAAAAGATACCTTGCGCAACCTGGTTTCACCATTTGTAACCAATAAAAATTGTGGGGCTGTTGCAGGAAATGTTCGGGTTTTGAACAATGAAAAAGCAATTATACCACGAATGCTAAATGTTAGTTTTGTATTTAGTTTTGAGTTTATTCGTTCGGCGCAAAGTGTATTGGGATCTGTATTATGTACTCCCGGTGCTTTAGCTGCTTACAGAAGGAATGCAGTAATGAACTGTTTGCCAGAATGGATTAATCAAACTTTCATGGGGAAACCAACCGATATTGGTGAAGACCGTGCAATGACCAATATGATTTTGAAACAGGGATTTCACGTGTTATTTCAGAGAAATGCTTATGTTCTTACTAATATTCCAGAGAAATTTAGCAGTCTGCATAAAATGTTTACGCGGTGGGAAAGAAGTAATGTACGCGAAAACCTTATGATGTCTAAGTTTGCATTTAAAACCTTTAGAACAGGATCTAAATCGGGTCCACGTATTTTATTACTAAACCAATGGATGAGTATGTTAACTGCTTATCCGGCAATTCTAATTATGTTTGTTTTACTGGTAATGCACCCGGTTCTATTTATTACTTCAGCCTTGTTGAGTATTCTTATATTTTCGAGTCTGCCAGCATTCTTTTACGCTAAGAAGTATAATATAGCTGAAGCTTTATGGATTTACTCATATAGTATATTTTATACCTTTGGGTTGTTTTGGATAACTCCTTATGCTATGGCCACTGCAAGCAGAAGGGGATGGCTAACCCGCGAATTACCACAGAAAATTTAA
- a CDS encoding helix-turn-helix transcriptional regulator — MKNKLKVLRAEHSYTQEDLADIIGVSRQTINAIEKEKFDPSLPTAFRISKLFKLPIEAIFQFENK, encoded by the coding sequence ATGAAAAACAAATTAAAAGTGCTTAGAGCCGAACATAGCTATACCCAGGAAGATTTAGCGGATATAATTGGTGTGTCAAGGCAAACAATCAATGCAATAGAAAAAGAGAAGTTTGACCCCAGTTTACCAACAGCTTTTAGAATTTCAAAACTCTTTAAATTACCTATAGAAGCTATTTTCCAATTTGAAAATAAATAA
- a CDS encoding nuclear transport factor 2 family protein: MKKIFQVLIMFLAVNALGQKSGKTDEDQIKDLITNSFQEIFSDLDQKALDVYCTQDFLLLETGEVWNMDKMKGYVKRASEEKTEVKRINSFDFIEIKINGKMAWVAYRNKAEFMLRGEVLREINWLESATAILTEEGWKLQLLHSTLAKD, translated from the coding sequence ATGAAAAAAATATTTCAAGTTCTAATTATGTTTCTGGCAGTAAATGCTTTAGGGCAGAAATCCGGAAAAACCGATGAAGACCAGATCAAAGATCTCATTACAAATTCTTTTCAAGAGATATTTTCTGATTTAGATCAAAAGGCGCTAGACGTTTATTGCACTCAGGATTTTCTTCTCCTTGAAACCGGGGAAGTTTGGAATATGGATAAGATGAAAGGTTATGTGAAGCGAGCCAGCGAAGAAAAAACGGAGGTAAAAAGAATAAATTCATTTGATTTTATAGAGATAAAAATCAATGGTAAAATGGCCTGGGTGGCATATCGCAATAAAGCTGAATTTATGTTGAGAGGCGAAGTTTTAAGAGAAATAAATTGGCTGGAAAGTGCTACCGCTATTCTTACAGAGGAAGGATGGAAACTGCAGCTGCTTCATTCTACCCTCGCTAAAGACTGA